A segment of the Mytilus trossulus isolate FHL-02 chromosome 12, PNRI_Mtr1.1.1.hap1, whole genome shotgun sequence genome:
GAGGTGAACGTTATGATCTTATTAatgatatttgtttgaaatgttcTTATTTTACCCAACTACAAAATCCTGAAAAATTTATTTGGGTGATGAGTAATGAAGATCatgaaattttatgtaaaatttgttGTCTTATAGCCAAACATGAACATACTAATTAAAGAGTAGTGGGACCTTGTCACTTCACTTGCACCTGCTACTGCTATGCTAGAGTGTTGAATATGTATACATatgcatttgtaaatataattaaataagaTTTTGGATGCCAAAACCTTTTAGTATCATCCCTTGGTGAATTCTGCATTAAAagtgaacaatatttttttttacttttgtgcaCTAGTCACGAGGAGGTTAAGACGGTATCTAAAATTCCACTTTCTAACATGTCCAAGTTCATTTGCCCTTGGTCTCTTTTCTATTTTAGTAACTTGTATTATTTATTCcttcaacttatttttatggATAAGAGACAAGGTGGACCTCTGTTAGCAAActatttccattctccattTAATATGGtgaattaataaattattaaactaTTTTTGCTGGCATTCTAGCATAGCAGAGAAACTTTGACAgaacaaataacaataacaattgttttatgttgtgacattttatatgatatatatattctatgatATTATATTCTCTTCTTgtgaattgaaattttaattttatcttcattatatgtttttgtgttaAGAATCAGAatgtattgtttattgttgtcATTATGTCCCATCAGGGGCCCTTAAttggaaaataaagaaatttgaaCTTTGAACTTTGTACATACAGATTActcagagttatctcccattgtacATACAGATTActcagagttatctcccattgtacAGGCAgatatgttttcttttgtatCATCTGACAAACTAAACTAATAACTAACTGTCACAAAATAGCCTGTTTATTTCTTTCCTTTTAGTCAATTTGTCTAAAATCAGCCTAACAATGATAGATGTGTTAATTTGCTTTTGGAAATTCTTTTTGTTCCTCCCTTGCTTGGATTTGAATAGGTATAACTAGTGTAATAGATGTGCCTTGATGTGGCTAGGTTAATTCCCCTTAATTTGGACAGAttaattatttagtatttaaatgtttattttaagtttaattttatttaaacacagTAAGATAAAAGTAAGGATTgttaatttaactgttttaatatttaactttcgatgtttttataatcatttatgAATTATCATTTATTCAACTTTTCTTCAGAACTGTTTCAGTTAAAGATACCCTGTTTAATGACATGTTTAGaatatcatttgatattcaGTCTGAGTTGGCCTTGCACAGGCCTCCAAACACTTGTCGGACTGTATCACTTCACTTGAGTTTAGAGTTAGCCACCATTTCTGTGCATTTCGCCAGAGTTAGTCACCCCTTTATGGTGCAAATTTCACTACTTTAAAACACAACGCGAAGCAaatttactttacttttaagACTAACTCTGGGAAcacttcattttcatttttcctttaaaataacTCTATTTTTGAACTTCAGTTTAGAAAGTTTTCTGACTCCTGTTTATACCCGACTTTGTTTAATACATgcaattttgtacatttgtgaataaaatatagttttgttTGATTCACTGTCTGTTGTTCAGCCATAATCTGATATCAGGTATCCCAAAGGTCGAATAGGGGCGAAGTACTGGCCGCTACACGTCCCAGAAGGTGTCGTCACCGATCCCCTCTGTTACACTAGAATAACATGGCTtggtacttatatatataatttgccATACCATAACTATACCTGAATACACATTCTCTTTGATCATTGTGTTTACAAAttacattgtcatgattgtgaaTACTTTATTACAGATAATAATCTTATTGacttttaaatatgttgttaacATACTTTGGATTAAAATGTTATCATGTATAGAAATGGATTAAAAGTTACATCATATCTTAAaagggaaaagggggggggggtcattaTAATATTCTGGCCCAGATTAATCAACTCATAACTAATCTTCTTGACTTTTTTACTTTGATGTATAGACATTCTGCCAAAAAAATAGGTAAATAAAAGTGAAACAGAAATCAGATGTAATTCACAGTGGAATCATAGAGTGCTTTGAAATTCATTTCATTTAGAGTAAACCTTTACTATGTAATGGATTTACCTTGGCTAGAGACAAGATAGCTTTCAAGACAATTACTAGGTAACGAATAATACCACAGCTAGAGACAAGATAGCTTTCAAGACAATTACTAGGTAACGAATAATACCACAGCTAGAGACAAACTAGTATACAACTTGTAATGGTGTTTATCTGtgttcatttttattgattgcttgatttcatcattttgttttaaacatttggAAATTATAACTATGAGAATTGTTACATTGTTGAGAGTTATGAAGGGGGTGTGAAGATAATATCAGGATATTGTTGTTTATTCATCAATGTATTATGGCAGCTGGTACAATCAGggaaaattaaacataaaaacaggtaggcttattttaaatgaaaaacacaggtagtttttaaatattcttgttAATTACTAAGTCGGATAAAGCAGGAAATAGCAGGAAATTATAAGGACATCAAAACCATAAATGTATGACTACCCCACCCCACTCCGAACCTTCTGGGAGATATGGCTATGGCTGACCATGTTTGGTGGTTTGGTATGAATACCATCAGCTTCCACAGGTAACATTACATCACAGATGTTTGCATGGGTACCattctttattaatatatattattctttgaaaagaaatttcaattcaatcttaaaacatataaacaaagtGTATATACCCTTAATAACTAAGATTTAAATACCCTTGATACGGTTATGTTTAAGCTCTACACACGTCAACACAGTagatttaaaaagatatttaaaaatatatagagaGACTTAACTAAGGAAGTTATATAAAGTCAGacatctttaaattttgaaatggcGTTTGCAAGTTCAATACAAAAAGGACAGATTCCAGTTGGATGTCAGTTATGTGAAGGTGGGAATAAGATTCAATGGAAATGTAGCACATGCGAGTCGCTCATGTGTTCAAAGTGTAAGGATGGAGTCCATCTAAAGATTGGGAAAGATCATAAAATTcttaatataaaagaaattggaaAACAGGAAGACACAATAATATTCAGTGATGTCAAGTGTGATGAACATTCTAACCAGGCTTGCTGTTTGTATTGTAATACTTGTAATAAACTGATCTGTTTCAAGTGTATCACTAAGGTTCATAATGGACATGAGTTAATTGAAGAAGAAGATTTTAATAAAGGCAAAGTAGAACTGAAACCTCAACAGAAGAGTAAAATTAAGTTAGAAATATCCAAAGTTTATACAACAGATCTTACTTATATTCACTTTATAGCCGTATGTTCTGATGGTTCTATGTGGATGGCAgataatatcaaattaaagttacaaaatgtcaaacttAGGGAGAATAGAACTGAAGTTATAACAAGTCTTAACACTGAGATTTATGGAATGGCAAAAACTCATTCAAATAACATTCTTGTAAAGACACAAGGTGAGACTAAACTCAAACTAATCAACACCTTGACAGGGGAGATAACTGATTCCAGGTATGATGTTAAACCATTGATACCAGTCTGTATCCATGTTACCAGTGATCACAGAGTTATCATAGGAGCCCTTTCTGGAGGTAAACCATTCCCTGTCACAGGAAGACGTGTAGTGGTGGTCATGGATCAGGAAGGGAAACAACTCAAGGAATATGAACATGACAATCATAACAAACGATTATTTTCCTTCCCTATAAGTGTAACTACTACCAGTAATGGTAACATCTGTGTGCTGGATGGCTTAGATTATGATCAAAGAGGTAGAGTGGTAGTGTTATCACCAGGAGGAGACATTCTAGGAACTTACACTGGTCACCCTGATGTCAACACAGAGAAGAAACCATTTAAACCTTTAAGAATACTAACAACACCATTAGATAATATCATTGTCACAGATGTTGACAatcatttattacatatattgaCTGACCAAGGACAAAGTATTACCTACTACAACCTCCGTGACATAGGGATCTTAGGTCCATTCTCCATAGCTCTGTCTACATCAGGAACTATCTATATTGGATGTGTAAGTGCAGACAGAAGTCCCGACACAACAAAGGCCAAACTTTATGAGTTAAACTTTTCTGGATTCTAAAGATTTCCCTTGCTCTCTTTACAACAGGAACTATCTATATAGGATGTATACATGAGAGAGGAAGTCCAAACACCACAAAGACCAAACTTTATGAGGCAAATTTTTTTGGATTCTAAATATTTACCTTGTTCTGTCTACATACAGAACTATATATATGGGATTTGTTAGTGaacaacaaagtaaaaaaactaaacaatttTAACTTAATTCTGGATTCTAGTGATTTCCTTTGCACATTAGGACCTTTCtatatttaatgtgttaatGATAGCACGAGTTTAAATAGGCTGGATGATTAAggatttgatttaaaaattaatttgataatggaatatttttgaaacaatagttaaattgttataagtaaatttctgtttcaaacaaatatttacccATTTTGCCAATACAATGCCTAtagattaattgattgttggttgcttcatttccagtggcaaatatttcatgcatattcaggacaacaGTTCCTATGGACAATCTCTACATATTTCaataactttaaataataaatgattgttttcatatttattaaattatattttcataacaaaATCTAAGTCATGGTTATCCCATAATTCCATATGTATCAAGTTTAAATTAAGTCTTTAAGTTCTAAACAGTAAACCTGTAAAAACTGGTAAAGGCTGCAGCAGCATGTCATTAGCAGTAGCCATATTatacacataaaaataaaaagatgtggtatgatttccaatgagacaactctccacaggaTATtaattgacacagaaattaacaacaggTTTccatactgccttcaacaatgtgtgAAATCCAGACAACGTTGTCAGCTGTAAAaggataatatataaaatactgaAGGAAATTTCCTTTTAAAAGATGACAATAGTGATTGAATATTAGTAATATTGTTTGAATATGGAGTTCAATCTTTCTGaagtttgctcattgttgaagtcagttatagctgactatatagTCAGTTTGGGTTTTACTCTTGCTGTTTGAATATGGAGTTCAATCTTTCTttaatttgctcattgttgaagtcacTTGTAGCTGACGATACAGTTTGGGTTTTACTCTTTGTTGAAGGTATATGGTGACTTGTAATTGCTTACATATCTCTGGTGGATTGTTAGGTCTTACCTAGAAATTATCCGGGAAAATTACAGACTGTAAAAATATGAAGGTTTGCAAGTCTTAGAGTTTCATGATTCAGACAGATAAATATCTAGTAAGGAAATCTGCTACCTGGCTATTAGAAATGGTGAATGGCAAATATAGGTCAATATTTAAACATGATACATACCTTGTATACAATTTGTTCTTGACTTTTAAACTAAAgaacattgtacaaaatattgatttaaatttattgaatgGAGTATATTATTAAAGGAATGTcttattaactttttaaatagaatgcaaatgaggtatttaaaattaattaaagttGTCTATGGACTACCATACAACAAACATTGGTTTAgaatttgagttatctcccattataTGCATCAGAGCATTTATGttaaaacttgaaatatttatttagacAAAATTACCCTATTTTGTAATATGAATTAATCatgttgatgttttaaaaatgaaagttctTGTTATGTGTACTCTACTGATGTCCacgaaattaaaacacaaaaaaatcaatcttttaaaatatctgttttattaAATACTCAAAGttgttgcttaatgtccagtggcagatatttcatgcatgttcatgaCATCAATGGCTATAGACAATCTCTACAGATTTCAATACCTTTAATGATTGTTTTCATAttcattaaattatattttcattgcTGAAACTAATTCATGGTTCTCCCAAAATTCCCAATGCATCAAGTTCTTATTGAGTTTTCTACTGTGTTTTTAACTTGTTGAAACTAAGGTAAAGGCTGCAGTATGTCGTTAAAAAGAGCCATAGTATACACTGTACATAAAAATAAGCTGGCTAATGACACAGCTCTATTCAAAAGACCAAtattgacacagaaattaaccacTATAGATCACTAt
Coding sequences within it:
- the LOC134692923 gene encoding uncharacterized protein LOC134692923, which translates into the protein MAFASSIQKGQIPVGCQLCEGGNKIQWKCSTCESLMCSKCKDGVHLKIGKDHKILNIKEIGKQEDTIIFSDVKCDEHSNQACCLYCNTCNKLICFKCITKVHNGHELIEEEDFNKGKVELKPQQKSKIKLEISKVYTTDLTYIHFIAVCSDGSMWMADNIKLKLQNVKLRENRTEVITSLNTEIYGMAKTHSNNILVKTQGETKLKLINTLTGEITDSRYDVKPLIPVCIHVTSDHRVIIGALSGGKPFPVTGRRVVVVMDQEGKQLKEYEHDNHNKRLFSFPISVTTTSNGNICVLDGLDYDQRGRVVVLSPGGDILGTYTGHPDVNTEKKPFKPLRILTTPLDNIIVTDVDNHLLHILTDQGQSITYYNLRDIGILGPFSIALSTSGTIYIGCVSADRSPDTTKAKLYELNFSGF